A genomic segment from Nicotiana sylvestris chromosome 1, ASM39365v2, whole genome shotgun sequence encodes:
- the LOC138877509 gene encoding uncharacterized protein produces MRVALLVKNKLGFVDGTCQITSYKGELAAQWERCNAVVVSWLSNTVAAKLVPSIMYASSARKIWDEFKERFDKDDLTRIYQISADIAALKQGTDSVTSYFSKLKDLWNELDIITPLPLCDCEESRPYVDHLMRQRLLQFLMGLNESYSHVRSAVLLKGQFLL; encoded by the coding sequence ATGAGAGTGGCTCTCCTAGTGAAGAACAAATTAGGTTTTGTGGATGGAACTTGTCAAATAACTTCGTACAAAGGTGAATTGGCAGCGCAATGGGAGAGATGTAATGCAGTGGTCGTCTCATGGCTCAGCAACACTGTAGCGGCAAAGTTGGTGCCGAGCATCATGTACGCTTCAAGTGCGAGAAAGATCTGGGACGAGTTCAAGGAAAGGTTTGACAAAGATGATCTAACTAGAATTTACCAAATTTCTGCTGATATTGCTGCTCTTAAGCAAGGAACAGATTCTGTGACTTCTTATTTCTCAAAGTTGAAAGACTTATGGAATGAGTTAGATATCATAACACCTTTACCCTTATGTGATTGTGAAGAATCACGTCCATATGTAGATCACCTGATGAGACAAAGACTTTTACAATTTTTAATGGGGTTAAATGAGAGTTACAGTCATGTGAGGAGTGCAGTGTTGCTAAAAGGCCAGTTCTTACTGTGA